Genomic window (Chloroflexota bacterium):
TGAGGTCCGCTTCTCCCCCGGCGTTAAGTTTTCGTCTGAGGAAGTTGATATACACCTTGACCGGGTCTGTCTCTCCTTCAAATTGATAGCCCCATACACGCTGGATGATGAAGTCACGGCGTAAGGGTTTGCCTGCATACTGCGCCAACAACTTCAATAGATCGAACTCACGGGTCGTCAGCTCTATGAGACGCTTATTTCGCCGGGCCTGCCTCTTTTCGATATCAATCTCAAGGTCTCCTATTCGTATGAGGCTTTCTGTCTGGCGCGAGCGTCGGCGCATCACCGCTCTAATACGGGCAAGCAACTCTTCGAATGTAAAGGGC
Coding sequences:
- a CDS encoding response regulator transcription factor produces the protein DIDGIDICRQLRAGSDMGIVILTARGVVGERVRGLEAGADDYLSKPFTFEELLARIRAVMRRRSRQTESLIRIGDLEIDIEKRQARRNKRLIELTTREFDLLKLLAQYAGKPLRRDFIIQRVWGYQFEGETDPVKVYINFLRRKLNAGGEADLIQSVRGFGYALREIP